One stretch of Tepidibacter hydrothermalis DNA includes these proteins:
- a CDS encoding cupin domain-containing protein encodes MNKNFIKNIDFSKPTETTSLVEYQKGTVISKTLTQNKYVNVTVFAFDKGEEISTHKSEGDAMVSILDGEANITIGEETFNVKQGETIVMPANINHSLLAIEKFKMMLTVVFDINK; translated from the coding sequence ATGAATAAAAATTTTATAAAAAACATAGATTTTTCAAAACCTACAGAGACAACATCTTTAGTTGAGTATCAAAAAGGAACTGTCATTAGTAAGACTTTAACTCAAAATAAATATGTGAATGTAACTGTATTTGCTTTTGATAAAGGTGAGGAAATAAGTACTCATAAATCAGAAGGTGATGCTATGGTATCCATTTTGGATGGAGAAGCTAATATTACTATAGGAGAAGAAACCTTTAATGTTAAACAAGGTGAAACTATAGTGATGCCAGCTAATATAAATCATTCTTTATTAGCTATAGAAAAATTCAAAATGATGTTAACAGTAGTATTTGATATTAATAAATAA
- a CDS encoding DUF1836 domain-containing protein, which translates to MIDENQLIELIKELCLGDKVELEDIPDLNLYMDQVTNFIDEKLSNLKRNDNDKILTKTMINNYTKQGLLMPSNNKKYSKQHIILMILVYYLKQVLSLDDIKLLFEPVLKDMSNIEDDVISLDDIYSIFLELKDNETEDFENFISSNIRSIKEKTIEIEKETQDLAQLFLIVIMLVAQANAQKRLAEKIIDAHFKNKDI; encoded by the coding sequence ATGATAGATGAAAATCAATTAATTGAACTTATAAAAGAATTATGTTTAGGTGATAAAGTAGAATTAGAAGATATCCCTGATTTAAATTTGTATATGGATCAAGTGACAAATTTTATAGATGAAAAACTTTCTAATTTAAAAAGAAATGATAATGATAAGATATTGACTAAAACAATGATTAATAATTATACAAAGCAAGGATTATTAATGCCCTCTAATAATAAAAAATACAGTAAACAACATATAATACTAATGATTTTAGTATATTATTTAAAGCAGGTATTATCTTTAGATGATATAAAGCTATTGTTTGAACCTGTACTTAAAGACATGTCAAATATAGAAGATGATGTAATATCTTTAGATGACATATATTCGATTTTCTTAGAATTAAAAGATAATGAAACGGAAGATTTTGAAAATTTCATATCTTCAAACATAAGATCTATCAAAGAAAAAACTATTGAAATAGAAAAAGAAACTCAAGATTTAGCACAGTTATTTTTAATTGTAATAATGCTAGTAGCACAAGCAAATGCACAAAAAAGACTTGCTGAAAAAATAATAGATGCTCATTTTAAAAATAAGGATATATAA
- a CDS encoding DUF3785 family protein: protein MEKYTFEFDENSYNIDMDNCMKDENNKINLLDGLKHEEIIGLLKQQKNIDFDLSYYDQACQNCLNGVKEKAKYFKFLEYYFYAFTKNNKYVMSNISKEYESTSFKKMLKKGIVDNSYIITIIVCIKCGKYSIEVEECEA, encoded by the coding sequence ATGGAGAAATATACATTTGAATTTGATGAAAATTCATACAACATAGATATGGATAATTGTATGAAGGATGAAAACAATAAAATTAATTTACTAGATGGACTTAAACATGAAGAAATAATCGGTTTATTGAAACAGCAAAAGAATATAGACTTTGATTTAAGCTACTACGATCAAGCTTGCCAAAATTGTTTAAATGGAGTAAAAGAAAAAGCCAAATACTTCAAATTTCTTGAATATTATTTTTATGCATTTACTAAAAATAATAAATATGTAATGAGTAATATCTCTAAAGAATATGAAAGTACATCATTTAAAAAAATGTTAAAAAAAGGCATTGTAGATAATAGCTATATAATTACCATTATAGTATGTATCAAATGCGGAAAGTATAGTATTGAAGTAGAAGAATGTGAAGCTTAA
- a CDS encoding SulP family inorganic anion transporter, with product MKNNKTINVKDEVLSGLTVALALVPEAVAFAFVAGVEPLTGLYAAFIVGFITSIFGGRPGMISGATGALAVVLVDLVSEHGVEYLFITVVLMGIIQILVGLFKLGKFVRFIPHTVMIGFVNGLAMVIGIAQFNQFKIADEYGNMHWMQGEELLLMIGLVLLTMAIVYLIPKITKTIPAPLAGIGLISLIVNIFGINVKTVGDIAHVGGGLPQFHIPNVPFSINTVQIILPYALILASIGLIESLMTLTLIDEITQTRGRGNKECIGQGIANIVTGFFGGMGGCAMIGQSMINIKSGGRNRLSGISASLFLLGFILFGSSLIERIPIAALTGVMFMVVIATFEWSSFEIMRNIPKSDAFVIILVSVITVFTDLAIAVGIGVIISSLVFAWEKGKRIDVDSYIDTCGSKVYKIRGAVFFGSARNFSDSFDIKNDPEDVIIDFGNARVFDHSGIESINSLTEKYKSEGKTLHLKHLSVECYQFIKDAEKILEVNIIEDPKYHIAIDNLA from the coding sequence ATGAAAAATAATAAAACAATCAACGTAAAAGATGAAGTATTATCGGGACTTACAGTAGCATTAGCACTTGTCCCAGAAGCAGTAGCATTTGCATTTGTTGCTGGAGTCGAGCCATTAACTGGATTATACGCAGCATTTATAGTAGGTTTTATAACTTCTATTTTTGGAGGAAGACCAGGAATGATTTCGGGAGCTACAGGGGCACTAGCCGTAGTATTGGTTGATCTAGTTAGTGAACATGGAGTAGAATATTTATTTATTACAGTAGTTTTGATGGGAATTATACAAATACTAGTTGGATTATTTAAATTAGGTAAATTTGTGAGGTTTATACCTCACACGGTTATGATAGGTTTTGTAAATGGACTAGCTATGGTTATAGGTATAGCTCAGTTTAATCAATTCAAAATAGCGGATGAATATGGAAATATGCATTGGATGCAAGGAGAAGAATTGTTATTAATGATAGGATTAGTACTTTTAACTATGGCAATAGTATATCTTATTCCTAAAATTACAAAAACAATTCCAGCACCATTAGCAGGCATAGGATTAATTTCATTAATAGTAAATATATTTGGAATAAATGTTAAAACAGTAGGAGATATAGCTCATGTAGGTGGAGGTTTACCTCAATTCCATATACCTAATGTTCCTTTTAGTATTAACACTGTACAAATAATATTACCCTATGCACTTATACTTGCATCTATAGGACTAATAGAGTCTCTTATGACATTAACTCTTATTGATGAAATTACTCAAACTAGAGGTAGAGGTAATAAAGAATGTATAGGACAAGGTATAGCCAACATAGTAACTGGTTTTTTTGGAGGAATGGGTGGCTGTGCCATGATAGGACAAAGTATGATAAATATAAAGTCAGGTGGTAGAAACAGATTATCTGGAATATCAGCGTCTTTATTCTTACTAGGATTTATATTGTTTGGTTCTAGTCTGATTGAAAGAATTCCAATAGCTGCATTAACAGGAGTAATGTTCATGGTAGTTATAGCTACATTTGAATGGTCTAGTTTTGAAATAATGAGAAATATTCCAAAATCAGATGCTTTTGTTATAATATTAGTTTCTGTAATAACTGTATTTACAGATTTAGCTATTGCTGTTGGAATAGGTGTCATTATATCATCACTTGTATTTGCATGGGAAAAAGGTAAAAGAATAGATGTAGATTCATATATAGATACGTGCGGATCAAAAGTTTATAAGATACGAGGAGCTGTGTTCTTTGGTTCTGCTAGAAATTTTTCTGATTCATTTGATATAAAAAATGATCCTGAAGATGTTATTATAGATTTTGGAAATGCAAGAGTATTCGATCACTCAGGAATAGAGAGTATTAATTCATTAACAGAAAAATACAAATCAGAAGGAAAAACACTTCATTTGAAACATTTAAGTGTAGAATGTTATCAATTTATTAAAGATGCAGAAAAAATACTAGAAGTTAATATAATAGAAGATCCAAAATATCATATTGCTATAGATAACTTAGCGTAA
- a CDS encoding ABC-F family ATP-binding cassette domain-containing protein, which produces MSILTVRNLSHGFGDRAIFNNVSFRLLPGEHIALIGANGEGKSTFMNIITSKIEPDEGKIEWAKRVRVGYLDQHTYLEKGRTIRDVLKDAFKYLFDLELEINSTYDKMADATPEELEDMLENVGNIQDILTNNDFYVIDAKIEEVAKGLGLTEIGLDKDVNDLSGGQRAKILLAKLLLEKPDILLLDEPTNHLDEQHIEWLKRYLQNYENAFILISHDIPFLNSVINLIYHMENQELNRYVGDYDNFIQIYEVKKRQLEAEYKRQQQEIAELEDFVARNKARISTRNMAMSRQKKLDKMNRIELPQERVKPEFNFKQAKTSGRLIFETKDFVIGYEEALTRPLNIKMERGEKIALVGANGIGKTTLLKSILGLIKPLSGKVELGYEQSIGYFEQEMKDGNNNTCIEEVWERFPVFTQYEVRAALAKCGLTTKHIESKVKVLSGGEQAKVRLCKLINSDTNILLLDEPTNHLDVEAKEELKRALKEYKGSILLICHEPDFYKDIVTDVWNCEDWTTKIV; this is translated from the coding sequence ATGAGTATATTAACAGTAAGAAATTTAAGCCATGGTTTTGGAGATAGAGCTATATTTAACAATGTATCTTTCAGGCTTTTACCAGGAGAGCATATAGCACTTATAGGAGCAAATGGAGAAGGAAAATCTACTTTCATGAATATAATAACAAGTAAAATAGAACCAGATGAGGGAAAAATAGAATGGGCAAAACGTGTAAGAGTTGGATATTTAGATCAACATACTTATTTAGAAAAAGGAAGAACTATACGAGATGTTTTAAAAGATGCTTTTAAGTATCTCTTTGACCTTGAACTAGAAATCAATTCAACATATGATAAAATGGCAGATGCAACACCTGAGGAGTTAGAAGATATGCTTGAAAATGTGGGAAATATTCAAGATATATTAACTAATAATGATTTCTATGTTATAGATGCAAAAATTGAAGAGGTTGCAAAAGGTCTAGGACTTACAGAGATAGGGCTAGATAAAGATGTAAACGATTTAAGTGGAGGTCAAAGAGCAAAAATATTGCTTGCAAAGCTATTATTAGAAAAACCAGATATTTTACTATTAGATGAGCCTACTAACCATTTAGATGAACAACACATTGAGTGGTTGAAGAGATACTTACAGAACTATGAAAATGCTTTTATACTTATATCTCATGATATACCATTTTTAAATAGCGTTATAAACCTAATATATCATATGGAAAATCAAGAACTTAATCGTTATGTTGGAGATTATGATAATTTTATTCAAATATATGAAGTTAAAAAACGTCAACTTGAGGCAGAATATAAACGACAACAACAAGAAATAGCTGAACTTGAAGATTTTGTAGCTAGAAATAAAGCTAGAATTTCAACAAGAAATATGGCTATGTCAAGACAGAAAAAATTAGACAAAATGAATAGAATTGAATTACCGCAAGAACGTGTAAAACCAGAATTTAATTTTAAACAAGCTAAAACTTCTGGTAGATTAATATTTGAAACTAAAGATTTTGTAATTGGTTATGAAGAAGCATTAACAAGACCTTTAAACATTAAAATGGAAAGAGGAGAAAAAATAGCCTTAGTAGGTGCTAATGGAATTGGTAAAACAACTTTATTAAAAAGTATATTAGGATTAATAAAACCTCTATCTGGTAAAGTTGAACTTGGATATGAGCAGAGCATAGGTTATTTTGAACAAGAAATGAAAGATGGAAACAACAATACATGTATAGAAGAAGTGTGGGAAAGATTTCCTGTATTTACTCAATATGAAGTCCGTGCTGCGCTTGCTAAATGTGGTCTTACTACAAAACATATAGAAAGTAAAGTCAAAGTTTTAAGTGGTGGAGAGCAAGCCAAAGTAAGACTGTGTAAACTTATTAATAGCGATACGAATATATTATTGCTTGATGAGCCTACAAACCATCTTGACGTGGAAGCTAAAGAAGAACTTAAAAGAGCTCTAAAAGAATATAAGGGAAGCATACTACTTATATGCCATGAACCTGATTTTTATAAAGACATTGTAACCGATGTATGGAATTGTGAAGATTGGACTACTAAAATAGTTTAA
- the tpx gene encoding thiol peroxidase, which translates to MNKRTGIITMGSNPMTLLGNEINIGDKGFDFTAFNNDLTPFKLSDIESKVKIISVVPSVDTGVCELQTIRFNEEASKLKDTAIITISVDLPFAQSRFCANKGIKQSITVSDYKDLSFGLNYGFVIEELRLLARGIIVLDENNIVKYVEYVPEVTNHPDYDKAIEIAKNI; encoded by the coding sequence ATGAATAAGAGAACAGGAATTATAACTATGGGATCAAATCCTATGACACTTTTAGGAAATGAAATAAATATAGGAGATAAAGGATTTGATTTTACAGCTTTTAATAATGATTTAACTCCATTTAAATTAAGTGATATAGAATCTAAAGTTAAAATTATAAGTGTAGTTCCATCTGTAGATACAGGAGTATGTGAACTTCAGACAATAAGATTTAATGAAGAAGCGTCTAAATTAAAGGATACTGCTATAATAACTATAAGTGTAGATTTACCATTTGCTCAAAGTAGATTCTGTGCTAATAAAGGAATAAAACAATCTATAACAGTGTCAGATTATAAAGATTTATCATTTGGATTAAATTATGGTTTTGTAATTGAAGAACTCAGATTATTAGCTAGAGGAATTATTGTTTTAGATGAAAATAACATAGTAAAATATGTAGAGTATGTACCTGAAGTAACTAACCATCCTGATTATGACAAAGCAATTGAAATTGCTAAAAATATATAA
- a CDS encoding ABC transporter substrate-binding protein has translation MKKIFSFLICLTFIFSLAGCSEKNELTKDGYHNKLNVYNWGDYIDPQVLKDFEKEYGIKVNYEEYGNNEEMLAKIQAGGTGYDVIFPSEYMIEAMINQDLLQELNMDNLDNFKNIGQEFKNLAYDKENKYSVPYFWGTMGIVYNTKKVDTKIDSWNALWDPKYKGDILMLNSSRDTIGITLKKLGYSLNTRNLDELEDAKKALMDQKSLVKAYEVDTYKDMMIAGEGAMALTWSGDAMMLIEENPDLAYAIPKEGTNLWFDGMAIPVTSKHKKEAELFINYMMRPEVSAKCAEYVGYSTPNKEAVKLLPEEVRENESAYPKGDILKNGEVFVDLGEFTTEYDRVWTEIKSY, from the coding sequence TTGAAAAAAATATTTAGCTTTTTGATATGCCTTACTTTCATTTTTTCTCTTGCAGGATGTTCAGAAAAAAATGAATTAACAAAAGATGGCTATCATAACAAACTAAACGTATACAACTGGGGAGACTATATAGATCCTCAAGTATTGAAAGATTTTGAAAAAGAATATGGAATAAAGGTTAATTATGAAGAATATGGAAATAATGAAGAAATGCTTGCTAAAATACAAGCGGGTGGAACAGGATATGATGTTATATTTCCATCTGAATATATGATAGAGGCTATGATAAACCAAGACTTACTACAAGAATTAAATATGGATAACCTTGATAACTTTAAAAATATAGGACAAGAATTCAAAAATTTAGCTTATGATAAAGAAAATAAATATTCTGTTCCTTATTTTTGGGGAACTATGGGTATAGTTTATAATACTAAAAAGGTAGATACAAAAATAGATAGCTGGAATGCATTATGGGATCCTAAGTATAAAGGAGATATTCTAATGCTTAACAGTTCTAGAGATACTATAGGTATTACTCTTAAAAAATTAGGATACTCATTGAATACTAGAAATCTAGATGAACTAGAAGATGCTAAAAAAGCTCTGATGGATCAAAAAAGTTTAGTTAAAGCTTATGAAGTTGACACTTATAAAGATATGATGATTGCAGGAGAAGGTGCCATGGCACTTACTTGGTCTGGAGATGCTATGATGTTAATAGAAGAAAATCCAGATTTAGCGTATGCTATTCCGAAAGAAGGAACTAATCTATGGTTTGATGGTATGGCTATACCTGTTACTAGTAAACACAAAAAAGAAGCTGAGTTATTTATAAATTATATGATGAGACCAGAAGTTTCTGCTAAATGTGCTGAATATGTTGGTTATTCAACTCCTAATAAAGAAGCTGTAAAACTTCTACCTGAAGAAGTGAGAGAAAATGAATCAGCATATCCTAAAGGTGATATTCTTAAAAATGGAGAAGTATTTGTTGATTTAGGAGAATTTACAACAGAATATGATAGAGTTTGGACTGAAATAAAATCTTATTAA
- a CDS encoding ABC transporter permease: MVKDILKKSYSFLIYLFLYLPILLLILYSFNDSKYRGNWNGFTLRWYKELFNDTSIMTSLYYTFIIAALASIIATIIGTVTAFAINKMKPKSKTTFLNITYIPVVNPDIVIGVSLLALFTWLKMTLGLTTILIAHITFTIPYVVLSVLPKLRQLNPHLEEAALDLGASPLYAFFKVILPEIMPGIVTGALFAFTLSLDDFIVSFFTTGSGISTLSIKIYSMTKRGVSPKINALSTLMFLGVLILLLLIEKRTKKSK, translated from the coding sequence ATGGTAAAAGATATTTTAAAAAAATCGTACTCGTTTTTAATATACTTATTTTTATATCTCCCTATATTACTTCTTATACTATATTCATTTAATGATTCAAAATATAGAGGCAATTGGAATGGGTTTACTTTAAGATGGTATAAAGAACTATTTAATGATACATCTATAATGACATCTTTATACTATACGTTTATAATTGCTGCATTAGCTTCTATTATAGCTACTATTATAGGAACTGTTACTGCTTTTGCAATAAATAAAATGAAACCTAAGTCAAAAACTACTTTTTTAAATATAACTTATATACCTGTTGTTAATCCTGATATAGTTATAGGGGTTTCACTACTTGCCTTATTTACATGGCTTAAAATGACTTTGGGATTAACTACTATTTTAATAGCTCATATAACATTTACAATACCTTATGTGGTTTTATCTGTATTACCTAAGTTGAGACAATTAAATCCGCATCTAGAAGAAGCTGCGCTTGATTTAGGAGCTTCTCCATTATACGCTTTTTTTAAAGTTATACTTCCTGAAATAATGCCTGGAATTGTAACAGGAGCTTTATTTGCTTTTACACTATCACTAGATGATTTTATAGTGAGCTTTTTTACAACAGGTTCAGGAATAAGTACATTGTCTATAAAAATATATTCTATGACAAAAAGAGGTGTAAGTCCTAAAATCAATGCATTATCCACATTGATGTTTTTAGGTGTATTAATATTATTATTATTAATAGAAAAAAGAACAAAAAAATCTAAATAA
- a CDS encoding ABC transporter permease yields the protein MKKKWLSIPYGIWAIMFTIVPLLLIAIYSFCSRSAYGQIVYKFTLDNYVKFMEPIYINVLITSLMLALKSTIICFLLGYPMAYILSRSDIKKRNLMMLLFVLPLWTNTLLRTYAWMGILREQGVINQVLMFLNIIDTPLKLLYTDKAVLLGMVYNFLPFMVLPIYSVLSKIEYNLIEASSDLGATSFHTFRKVILPLSLPGVVSGITMVFMPCVSTFVISDLLGGGQSILLGNLIQNQFLVARNWQFGSAISMIMMVIIIVSMKILGNKDREEGGKLW from the coding sequence ATGAAAAAGAAATGGCTTTCTATCCCTTATGGAATTTGGGCAATCATGTTTACAATTGTTCCATTGCTGTTAATTGCAATATATAGCTTTTGCTCAAGATCAGCTTATGGTCAAATAGTTTATAAATTCACATTGGATAACTATGTAAAATTTATGGAGCCTATATATATAAACGTACTTATAACTTCTTTAATGCTTGCATTAAAAAGTACTATTATTTGCTTTCTATTAGGATATCCTATGGCTTATATATTATCTAGATCAGATATAAAAAAAAGAAATCTAATGATGCTATTATTTGTATTACCGCTTTGGACAAATACCTTATTGAGAACTTATGCTTGGATGGGAATATTAAGAGAACAAGGTGTTATAAATCAAGTTTTAATGTTTCTAAATATAATAGATACACCTTTAAAATTACTTTATACAGATAAAGCAGTTTTATTAGGTATGGTATATAATTTTTTACCATTTATGGTACTCCCTATATATTCGGTTTTATCCAAAATAGAATATAATTTGATAGAAGCATCTTCAGATTTAGGAGCAACATCTTTTCACACATTTAGAAAAGTAATTTTACCTCTTAGCTTACCTGGTGTTGTATCGGGAATAACTATGGTATTCATGCCTTGTGTAAGTACTTTTGTAATATCAGATTTATTAGGAGGAGGTCAATCTATACTTCTTGGAAATCTGATTCAAAACCAATTCTTAGTTGCTAGAAATTGGCAATTTGGTTCAGCAATTTCTATGATTATGATGGTTATTATAATTGTAAGCATGAAAATTTTAGGAAACAAAGACAGAGAAGAAGGAGGTAAATTATGGTAA
- the potA gene encoding spermidine/putrescine ABC transporter ATP-binding protein — MKKNIIELKHINKRYEDKEVLHDINLSIKPKEFVTLLGPSGCGKTTTLRIIGGFESETHGEVHFEGKKINNIPPHKRQINTVFQKYALFPHMNIYENIAFGLKIKKMNKDEIDKKVKHMLKLVNLEGFQNRSIDSLSGGQQQRIAIARALVCEPKVLLLDEPLGALDLKLRKEMQLELKNMQKQLGITFIYVTHDQEEALTMSDRIVVMSEGEIQQIGLPEDIYNEPKNRFVADFIGESNIIEAIMIDDYKVKIENKIFKCLDKGFDKNEEVDVVVRPEDIQITNMENGIIRGTVKSLVFKGVHYEIIVQDEKNINWMVHTIHMSKLGDDVGLVIEPDSIHVMKRRG, encoded by the coding sequence TTGAAAAAAAATATAATAGAACTTAAACATATAAATAAAAGATATGAAGATAAAGAGGTTCTTCATGATATAAATCTAAGTATAAAACCAAAAGAGTTTGTAACTCTGCTAGGACCTAGTGGTTGTGGCAAAACAACAACATTGAGAATAATAGGAGGATTTGAAAGTGAGACTCATGGAGAAGTTCATTTTGAAGGGAAAAAGATAAATAATATACCTCCTCATAAAAGACAAATCAACACAGTTTTTCAAAAGTATGCATTATTTCCTCATATGAATATTTATGAAAATATAGCTTTTGGACTAAAAATCAAAAAAATGAATAAAGATGAAATAGATAAAAAAGTGAAACACATGCTTAAACTTGTAAATTTAGAGGGATTTCAAAATAGAAGCATAGATTCATTAAGTGGTGGTCAGCAGCAAAGAATAGCAATAGCTAGAGCTTTAGTATGCGAACCTAAGGTACTTCTTTTAGATGAACCTCTTGGAGCATTAGATTTAAAACTAAGAAAAGAAATGCAATTAGAACTTAAAAATATGCAAAAACAATTAGGAATAACTTTTATATATGTAACACATGATCAAGAAGAGGCTCTTACAATGTCTGATAGAATTGTTGTAATGAGTGAGGGGGAAATTCAACAAATAGGATTACCAGAAGATATATATAATGAACCTAAAAATAGATTTGTAGCAGATTTTATTGGAGAAAGTAATATTATAGAAGCTATTATGATCGACGATTACAAAGTGAAAATAGAAAATAAGATATTTAAATGTTTAGATAAAGGTTTTGATAAAAATGAAGAAGTTGATGTAGTAGTAAGACCAGAAGACATACAAATAACAAATATGGAAAATGGAATAATTAGAGGAACAGTAAAGAGTCTTGTATTTAAAGGAGTTCATTATGAGATAATAGTACAAGATGAAAAAAATATAAATTGGATGGTACACACTATACATATGTCAAAACTTGGAGATGATGTGGGACTAGTTATAGAACCAGATTCTATCCATGTAATGAAAAGGAGAGGATAG
- a CDS encoding dicarboxylate/amino acid:cation symporter: MKKLGLLPKLIIAIILGIGVGSIHNELLVRVLATFNGIFGNFLGFAIPLIIIGFVAPGIGDLGKGAGKILGITAGIAYLSTVAAGSLAFFTNSVVFKYILTPGSMNLIDAQNPEHSLLEGFFKVDMPPIMGVMTALLIAFTLGLGIAASEGDTIKKFMKEFQGIVESLISNIIIPLLPFHIAGIFANMTYAGQVATIMSVFAKVFAVILILHFTVITVQYFIAGTLAGANPVVLIKNMIPAYFAAIGTQSSAAAIPVTLEQTKKNGVNDGVAEFVVPLCATIHLSGSTITLVSCAMAVMMLNGMAVTFSSIFGFILMLGVTMVAAPGVPGGAVMAALGLLETMLGFDQTLLSLMIALYLAQDSFGTACNVTGDGAIAIMVNKISGYKLGKDKNKTKAA; encoded by the coding sequence ATGAAAAAATTAGGTTTACTACCTAAACTTATCATCGCTATCATATTAGGTATCGGTGTAGGATCTATCCATAATGAACTTCTAGTTAGAGTATTAGCTACGTTTAATGGAATTTTTGGTAACTTTTTAGGATTTGCGATTCCACTTATAATAATAGGTTTCGTAGCTCCAGGTATTGGTGATTTAGGTAAAGGAGCTGGAAAGATACTTGGTATTACAGCAGGAATTGCATATCTTTCTACAGTAGCAGCTGGTTCTTTAGCATTTTTCACTAACAGTGTTGTTTTTAAATACATATTAACTCCTGGTAGCATGAATTTAATTGATGCTCAAAATCCAGAACATTCTTTGTTAGAAGGATTTTTCAAAGTAGATATGCCACCTATTATGGGAGTTATGACTGCACTTTTAATTGCATTCACTTTAGGTCTAGGTATTGCTGCTAGTGAAGGTGATACTATAAAGAAATTTATGAAAGAATTCCAAGGAATTGTTGAAAGTTTAATATCTAATATAATTATTCCTTTATTACCTTTTCATATAGCTGGTATATTCGCTAATATGACATATGCAGGTCAAGTTGCTACTATAATGTCTGTATTTGCAAAAGTATTTGCTGTTATATTAATTTTACATTTTACAGTTATAACAGTACAATATTTTATAGCTGGTACATTAGCTGGAGCAAATCCAGTTGTTTTAATTAAAAACATGATTCCAGCATACTTTGCAGCTATAGGAACTCAATCTTCAGCTGCTGCTATACCTGTTACACTTGAGCAAACAAAGAAAAATGGAGTTAACGATGGTGTTGCTGAATTCGTTGTTCCTCTTTGTGCTACTATACATTTATCAGGAAGTACAATAACTCTTGTAAGTTGTGCTATGGCAGTTATGATGTTAAATGGAATGGCCGTTACATTTAGTTCTATATTTGGATTCATATTAATGTTAGGTGTTACTATGGTTGCAGCACCTGGGGTTCCAGGAGGAGCTGTTATGGCTGCACTTGGTCTTTTAGAAACTATGCTTGGATTTGATCAAACTTTATTATCTTTAATGATTGCATTATATCTTGCTCAAGATAGTTTCGGAACTGCTTGTAACGTAACTGGTGATGGAGCTATAGCTATTATGGTTAACAAAATATCAGGGTATAAGCTTGGTAAAGATAAAAATAAAACAAAAGCAGCTTAA